The Sphingobacterium bambusae genome includes a window with the following:
- a CDS encoding alkene reductase: MKLLEKIQLGDVSLKNRIAMAAMTRGRADMNGLVGDMTVAYYSQRAGAGLLLTEAIRISEDATGSPLTPGIFTEQQIEAWKKVTTAVHDKGGIIVAQLWHTGRIGHSVDRNGKLPAAPSPLPIRGMKHFTSQGVKDYEIPQEMTIPEIKQTIKDYGQAAKNAIAAGFDGVQLHAANGYLPNQFLAESANQRTDAYGGSIPNNARFVLEVMQELISAVGSEKVGIKISPFHPYGDIVLDDPTATYIHLIEELNKLDFVYVELMRRSPHFASPEHYGADNEIEFFGTKIRQTVIANAGYDKASAEAELEKGVAALISFGKLYIANPDLPERFEKDAPLNELDRSTMYGGGEQGYIDYPLWVE; the protein is encoded by the coding sequence ATGAAACTTTTAGAAAAAATACAATTAGGCGATGTGAGCCTAAAAAATAGAATAGCGATGGCGGCAATGACGCGAGGTCGCGCAGACATGAATGGCCTCGTGGGTGATATGACAGTAGCATACTACAGCCAAAGGGCAGGTGCAGGCTTGCTGCTTACCGAAGCCATCAGGATAAGTGAAGATGCTACCGGCAGTCCGCTCACCCCCGGCATTTTTACCGAGCAACAGATCGAAGCATGGAAAAAGGTTACAACGGCCGTGCACGATAAAGGCGGTATCATTGTTGCCCAGCTTTGGCACACCGGCCGCATAGGACACTCCGTAGACCGGAATGGCAAGCTCCCAGCTGCACCATCGCCCTTGCCTATTCGGGGAATGAAGCATTTTACCTCTCAGGGCGTGAAGGATTACGAGATACCTCAGGAAATGACTATCCCAGAAATCAAGCAGACTATAAAGGACTATGGACAAGCCGCAAAGAATGCGATCGCGGCCGGATTTGATGGGGTTCAGCTACACGCAGCCAATGGCTATCTGCCCAACCAATTCTTGGCGGAAAGTGCCAATCAAAGGACGGATGCTTACGGCGGTAGCATTCCTAACAATGCCCGTTTTGTGCTGGAGGTAATGCAAGAGTTAATTTCTGCGGTGGGCAGCGAAAAGGTGGGTATTAAAATATCTCCTTTCCATCCATATGGCGATATTGTGTTGGATGATCCTACTGCTACCTATATACACCTCATTGAAGAGCTAAATAAGCTGGATTTCGTCTATGTAGAGCTCATGCGGCGCAGTCCTCATTTCGCTTCGCCTGAACATTATGGTGCTGACAATGAGATTGAATTCTTTGGCACCAAGATTCGCCAGACGGTGATTGCTAATGCAGGTTATGATAAAGCGTCAGCCGAAGCGGAACTTGAAAAAGGTGTTGCAGCGCTTATTTCCTTTGGCAAGTTATACATTGCAAACCCAGACTTGCCTGAGCGGTTTGAAAAAGATGCCCCGCTTAACGAGCTGGACAGGTCAACGATGTATGGTGGTGGCGAACAAGGCTATATTGATTATCCGCTTTGGGTCGAATAA